The genomic region GTTCTAATAATATCAATGAACTGGTTATCTTCATCTTCAAAATAAAGCCCTTTAAAGGTTTCTGATACAAGATTATCCGTTAGAACGTTAGTATCAAGTAATATTGCCAAGTCTCTTTCATTAAGTGTAGTATTGTTATTTTCAACCAAGGCTTTTGTAATACATGCAGAAAACGCCATATAATCATTACTTATCACTTGCTTGTTATGAGCCTTAAACAAGTAACTAACGACGCCACTACCACTAAATAAATCCAAGACCGTTTCAAACTTGAACTGTTCTGCAACCCCCAAAATATATTCCAAAAGGTTTTGTTTGCTACCCATATAACGAGTAGAAGGGTATAAGCTAACTTGTGGGGATAGTTGGATTTTTTCAGGTACAACAAAAATCTGTTTCTTAGGTTCTACTTTAACTAATACGTCTTCACCTTTACGTTTGGAGCCTTTACTGTTAATACTTCTCCTCGTTGGGTATACCGAAATCTTAAATTCGTCATATAATTCGTATACTAAAGGGTGATTCGAATTTGTTAGAAGAACATGACAACCTAACTCATGTAACCTTTTTACTTCCTGCGCCAGCTCATGGTGGTCTTCTTCATAAAACTGTTCCTTGGTATATCGTTTGAAATCCGCATACTCCGATATAGGAAGATATGGAGGATCCAAGAAGATTAAATCACCAAGTTCAGCATACCTTCCAAGAACGTCTTTATAATCACCAAGGACTATCTCGGCGTTTTTCAGGGCTTCACTTGCAGCTCTAAGATTTTGTTCATCACAATAATTCGGGTTTTTTTGCTTCCCAAATGGGACATTAAATTGTCCTTTCTTATTTACCCGATATAACCCATTAAAACATGTCTTATTTAGATATATTGTTCTTGCTGCTTGTTGCATAGGAGTTAATGTATCCGGGTTAGTGGCTCTGATTTCGTAATAGTCCTCTTTACTGTAGGGCATAGTTTTGAGGATTGATATAACATCCTCAACATTTTCACTCAAACAACGGTACAAGTTAATTATCTCAGGGTTTGAGTCAGCAATGATTGCTTTTTCAGGTAATAAAGCAAAAAATAAAGCCCCTCCACCAAAAAAAGGCTCAATATACTTGTTATACTTTTTGGGAGCGTTTGGAAGCAGAATATCTAACATTTGCTGTTTTCCTCCTGCCCACTTTAAAACGGGTTTGGGAGGAGTGATGCTTGCTACTTGAACAATCTGCGTTTTCATTCTATACCTCCATCGGTGTAATTAAGCTTAGTCCGTAGCCAATTTTTAAAATTAGGTATAGTTTCACTTACATTTTAGTTTCCACAGCCAAACCCTTTTCCCTGCTTTTAAAGTAGAAAAATATGTGTAATAATTGTTTGGCGTTAAAACGGGTAAGGTATCCCCCCGCTTTTACAGTTTTTCCTAAGGACATACATATCCATATTCTCCCAGATCAGATGACTACCGTGGTGAATTCAGGGATATAGTATTCTTCTAACTTGCTGACAAGTTGTCGAAAGATATGCCGCCATCCACGTCCTCCTGAGCAATTTCCAGGAAATCTTTACAACGGCCCGTTAATACAGGATTCAATTCCGGTTTTACAAACGAGTTGTAGGTTTCATAGACTTCGTTATCTAGAACCGAGACAATGCCCACCTCAAGGAACTCCTGAAAAAAATCTCGCCGTTTTCGGTCATCCTCCTGAATTGTGAATTCGAAGTCAATAAACAAATACTGATGAATCATGGAAGCAGCCCCCTTACCCTGAATGCTACCCTCACTTTATCAGTTAATATGACAGATCCTGTCACGGAACATCAGTTCTTCCGCCCATACCTTCGTTCCATTTCCCTTATCTCATCAAGCATTCTCTCTCTATACTCAACCGGCTCCAACAACTCCGCATCCTTCCCAAACTGCTTCATCCAGCGCAAGAATTCGTCTGTCCCGCGGGTGGTGACGATCAGCAGCAAGGAACCGTCTTCCTGATCGACAAAATCGGGTCTTGATTCATACCGCTCTTCTTTTATGTACCGGGCCACTTCCTTCGAGAACCGGACCTTGAACGTCACTTCCTCCGAACTCGCCGTGATGCCCCAAA from Effusibacillus lacus harbors:
- a CDS encoding Dam family site-specific DNA-(adenine-N6)-methyltransferase, which produces MKTQIVQVASITPPKPVLKWAGGKQQMLDILLPNAPKKYNKYIEPFFGGGALFFALLPEKAIIADSNPEIINLYRCLSENVEDVISILKTMPYSKEDYYEIRATNPDTLTPMQQAARTIYLNKTCFNGLYRVNKKGQFNVPFGKQKNPNYCDEQNLRAASEALKNAEIVLGDYKDVLGRYAELGDLIFLDPPYLPISEYADFKRYTKEQFYEEDHHELAQEVKRLHELGCHVLLTNSNHPLVYELYDEFKISVYPTRRSINSKGSKRKGEDVLVKVEPKKQIFVVPEKIQLSPQVSLYPSTRYMGSKQNLLEYILGVAEQFKFETVLDLFSGSGVVSYLFKAHNKQVISNDYMAFSACITKALVENNNTTLNERDLAILLDTNVLTDNLVSETFKGLYFEDEDNQFIDIIRTNLSRLRDQYKRALAQASLVRACLKKRPRGIFTYTGYRYDDGRRDLTLSLKEQFLEAVEQMNLAVFDNGKANKSRHGDAMECKQKADLVYMDPPYFSPLSDNEYVRRYHFVEGLVRDWKGVEMQWHTKTKKFKSYPTPFSSRNGAYEAFDILFKRYKDSILIVSYSSNSLPTKDEMIGLMTKYKENVEVVAVDHRYSFGNQGHKVEDNNNLVKEYLFVGY
- a CDS encoding exonuclease domain-containing protein is translated as MIHQYLFIDFEFTIQEDDRKRRDFFQEFLEVGIVSVLDNEVYETYNSFVKPELNPVLTGRCKDFLEIAQEDVDGGISFDNLSAS